In Lentisphaerota bacterium, the DNA window CCTGTGGTATGACGGGTGGTGGCCGTTCAGCGCGGCGCAGTGGCAGGCGGAGAAGATGAATGCCATGATCCGGAAGATTCAGCCGCAGATTCTCTTCAATGGCCGCAACGGGCTTCCGGGTGACTTTGGAACCCCGGAGGGGCACATGTCAGCGCCCACGCCCTGGCGCCCGTGGGAGGGGTGCATCACCCTCAACGATCACTGGAGCTACCATCGTGGGGATCACCACTGGAAGGGCCCCGACGAGGTGGTCAGCATGCTGGGCTCTGCCGCTGCGGCTTGCGGCAACCTGCTGCTGAACATCGGACCCCGGGCTGACGGATCGGTGCCGGAAGCGTCGGCGGAAATCCTGGAGCGGATCGGACGCTGGCTCGACCGGAACGGCGAGGCGATTCGCGATACGGACCTGTTCACGTGGGGCCTGATGGATCGCAGAACGCCCAGTAGCGAGTGGTCGCACCAGGGCACCTTTACCTCGTCGTTTACCCGCAAGGGGCAGACCCTTTACCACCTGGTCCGTTATTGGCCGGGCCCCCGTCTCGTTGTGGCCGGCTTCAACACGGTCGTCGAACAGGTGAGCCTCCTGCACTCCGGAAAACCCGTCACGTTTACCCAGCAGGGTGACAAAGTGATCGTCACCGATTTGCCCGAGGCGGCTCCCGATCCGGTGTGCACGGTGCTTAAGTTTGTCTGTCGCGACGTCCCGGAGCTTTATCTGACCGGAGGCATGCGCATCCCCGGGGTTGCGCACCCGCCGTACGATCCGTGTCAGTCCGATAT includes these proteins:
- a CDS encoding alpha-L-fucosidase translates to MRYRLATSPCRSAPMRRCKVRRGSCKTRSRVFAREKSGIIQEQNVMYAKQMDWFVKARFGLFVHYGLYSIPERGEWVMNRERLSREEMQALAQQFNPVNFDADQICELAVRAGMRYAALTTMHHDGFRLYDTALSDFNAMRYAGRDLVAEFVAAARKHGLRVMLYHSLNNWTDQPDAVDALESPDAYEAFIGNTFARLKELVTRFNPIDVLWYDGWWPFSAAQWQAEKMNAMIRKIQPQILFNGRNGLPGDFGTPEGHMSAPTPWRPWEGCITLNDHWSYHRGDHHWKGPDEVVSMLGSAAAACGNLLLNIGPRADGSVPEASAEILERIGRWLDRNGEAIRDTDLFTWGLMDRRTPSSEWSHQGTFTSSFTRKGQTLYHLVRYWPGPRLVVAGFNTVVEQVSLLHSGKPVTFTQQGDKVIVTDLPEAAPDPVCTVLKFVCRDVPELYLTGGMRIPGVAHPPYDPCQSDIQ